Proteins from one Limanda limanda chromosome 4, fLimLim1.1, whole genome shotgun sequence genomic window:
- the isy1 gene encoding pre-mRNA-splicing factor ISY1 homolog → MARNAEKAMTALARFRQAQLEEGKVKERRPFLASECSELPKAEKWRRQIISEISKKVAQIQNAGLGEFKIRDLNDEINKLLREKGHWEVRIKELGGPDYARVGPRMLDHEGKEVPGNRGYKYFGAARDLPGVRELFEKEPAPALRKTRAELMKEVDAEYYGYRDEDDGVLLPLESQYEKQAVLDAVQKWRTEKESCLSGDKHLEEEEEENIYSVHKEEPDDEESREEQEGEEGGVSFIAHVPVPSQREVEEALVRRKKMELLQRYASETLQAQSQEARTLLGV, encoded by the exons atg GCAAGAAACGCTGAGAAGGCCAT gacGGCTCTGGCCCGGTTCAGACAGGCTCAGCTGGAGGAGGGAAAAGTCAAg gAGAGGAGACCTTTTCTGGCGTCAGAGTGCAGTGAACTTCCCAAAGCTGAGAAATGGAGACGACAG atcatCAGTGAAATCTCGAAGAAAGTGGCTCAGATTCAGAACG cggGTCTCGGAGAGTTCAAGATTCGGGATCTGAACGATGAGATCAACAAGCTGCTGAGGGAGAAAGGTCACTGGGAGGTTCGGATCAAAGAGCTGGGAGGACCCGACTATGCG cGCGTCGGTCCCAGGATGTTGGATCATGAGGGGAAGGAGGTTCCAGGAAACAGAGGATATAAATACTTTGGAGCCGCCAGAGACCTGCCGGGAGTCCGAGAACTGTTCGAGAAGGAGC CTGCTCCAGCACTGAGGAAGACGAGGGCGGAGCTAATGAAGGAAGTCGACGCAGAGTATTATGGGTACAGAGACGAAGACGATGGAGTGCTGCTTCCTCTGGAGTCACAGTACGAGAAACAAg ctgttttGGATGCGGTGCAGAAGTGGAGAACAGAGAAAGAATCCTGTTTGTCTGGAGACAAACatctggaagaggaggaggaggagaacatctACAGCGTCCATAAGGAGGAG ccCGATGATGAGGAGAGccgggaggagcaggagggagaggagggaggagtctcCTTCATCGCACACGTACCTGTTCCCTcacagagagag GTGGAGGAGGCTCTggtcaggaggaagaagatggagcTGTTACAGCGCTACGCCAGCGAGACGCTTCAGGCTCAGAGTCAAGAGGCCAGAACTCTGCTGGGagtctga
- the LOC133000446 gene encoding pyruvate dehydrogenase [acetyl-transferring]-phosphatase 1, mitochondrial-like — protein MLGRTGTFTGRCRFELKQCRSLSSPVLPRLHFPAGSGSRRGGTGQEAGQMSLAQINSILKANEHSHTPPRVPASHGVLGFHSNMLPSNQPSEDRRSSATYLPGRGGMLFGVFDGHAGGGCAHSVSQRLFYYIAVATLPLGALAELDQCVEEHRALAPLLEWHQPPQDHSSHQGGAACSHSLRLYWQDRLRDQDNSDGTLTSALENAFRRLDWDLSLEAQVHLRLPVPGDMSQSSPLRVALSGCTACVAHISNGILHVANLGDSRAVLGVQGPDGQWSALSLTNDHNAQNPDELQRVLGEHPPSERRTVVRHERLLGLLLPFRAFGDVRFKWSREMLSRVHEVSEGVRTPSPHYLTPPYLSAQPEVIRHHITPSDKFLVLATDGLWELMHRQTVVQLVGELLTGLQQQRPLVPSRGMTLGALQRLLLERRGQVMSVLEDQNAATHLLRHALGDDGYGAVAPNRLAKMLSLPPELARRYRDDITITVILLNESDL, from the exons ATGCTGGGAAGGACAGGGACGTTTACTGGACGGTGCAGGTTTGAGCTCAAGCAGTGCCGCTCGCTCTCCTCCCCAGTCCTCCCAAGACTTCATTTCCCAGCAGGCAGTGGGAGCAGGAGGGGAGGGACGGGACAGGAGGCGGGACAGATGAGCTTGGCTCAGATCAACTCCATCCTGAAG GCCAACGAACACAGCCACACCCCCCCCAGGGTCCCGGCCTCCCACGGTGTGCTGGGTTTCCATAGCAACATGCTGCCATCCAACCAGCCCAGCGAGGACCGTCGCAGCAGCGCCACCTACCTGCCGGGGAGGGGGGGCATGCTGTTCGGAGTGTTCGACGGCCAcgcgggggggggctgtgccCACAGCGTCAGCCAGCGGCTCTTCTACTACATCGCTGTGGCCACGCTGCCACTGGGGGCGCTGGCGGAGCTGGACCAGTGTGTGGAGGAGCACCGGGCCCTGGCACCGCTGCTGGAGTGGCACCAGCCCCCCCAGGACCACAGCTCCCACCAGGGGGGGGCCGCCTGCTCCCACAGCCTGAGACTCTACTGGcaggaccggctccgggaccagg ACAACAGT GACGGCACGCTGACCTCAGCGCTGGAGAATGCTTTCCGTCGTCTGGACTGGGACTTGTCTCTGGAGGCCCAGGTCCACCT GCGGCTCCCTGTCCCTGGGGACATGTCTCAGTCCTCCCCTCTCCGGGTGGCGCTCTCGGGCTGCACCGCCTGCGTCGCCCACATCTCTAATGGCATCCTGCATGTAGCCAACCTGGGAGACAGTCGGGCGGTCCTGGGGGTCCAGGGGCCGGACGGGCAGTGGTCGGCTCTCAGCCTCACCAACGACCACAACGCACAGAACcctgatgagctgcagagggtCTTAGGGGAACACCCCCCGTCGGAGAGGAGGACGGTGGTCCGCCACGAGCGCCTCCTGGGTCTGCTGCTGCCGTTCAGGGCGTTCGGAGATGTCCGCTTCAAATGGAGCCGAGAGATGCTGAGTCGAGTCCACGAGGTCAGTGAGGGGGTCCGGACTCCCTCGCCTCATTACCTGACTCCACCCTATCTGAGCGCCCAGCCGGAGGTCATCCGCCACCACATCACACCCTCTGACAAGTTCCTGGTCCTAGCAACGGATGGATTATGGGAGTTGATGCACAGACAGACCGTGGTCCAGCTGGTGGGGGAACTACTGACAG gccttcagcagcagagaccccTAGTGCCGAGCAGAGGCATGACACTGGGTGCActgcagcgcctcctgctggagaGAAGGGGACAAGTCATGTCTGTGCTGGAGGACCAGAATGCCGCCACACACCTGCTCCGCCACGCCCTCGGGGACGACGGGTACGGAGCGGTGGCACCGAACCGCTTGGCCAAGATGCTGAGTCTGCCGCCAGAGCTGGCCCGAAGGTACCGGGATGACATCACCATCACCGTCATCCTCCTGAACGAGTCCGACCTCTGA
- the LOC132999780 gene encoding RNA-binding protein 39-like isoform X2: MKEDAKTSSPDGQEEHNKRKKCSRSRDKKRSKSREKKKSRSRERKRSRSKERRRSRSRERRRSRSRERGGRYRDHQKHRRKSRSKSPFKKDKSPIRQPIDNLTPEERDARTVFCMQLAARIRPRDLEDFFSSVGKVRDVRMISDRNSRRSKGIAYIEFMETNSVPLAIGLTGQRLLGVPIIVQASQAEKNRAAAAAAAAAAAANNLQKGSSGPMRLYVGSLHFNITEEMLRGIFEPFGRIESIQLMMDSETGRSKGYGFITFADAECAKKALEQLNGFELAGRPMKVGHVTERADGSAASSFLDSDELERTGIDLGTTGRLQLMARLAEGSGLHMPPAAQQALQMSGAIAIGAMAAVSAAMNPGLNMNSPVPLPSQPLATHCFQLSNMFTSHSDDAPGWDVDIQHDVIEECNKHGGVVHIYVDINSTEGNVYVKCPSIPAAMAAVNALHGRYFAGKMITAAYVPLPTYHNLFQESIAATQLLAPPPRR, translated from the exons GAAGAAGTGCAGCCGCAGCCGCGACAAGAAGCGCAGCAAGAgtcgagagaagaagaagagtcgcAGTCGAGAGCGCAAACGCAGCCGcagcaaagagaggaggagaagccgcAGTCGAGAGCGCCGCCGCAGTCgcagcagggagagaggggggcgcTACAGAGACCATCAGAAACA tCGGAGGAAGTCCAGGAGTAAGAGTCCGTTCAAGAAGGACAAGAGTCCCATCAG GCAGCCCATCGACAACCTGACCCCGGAGGAGCGAGATGCTCGGACGGTGTTCTGTATGCAGCTGGCTGCCAGGATCCGCCCTCGGGACCTGGAggacttcttctcctccgtggGCAAG GTGCGGGACGTGAGGATGATCTCGGACAGGAACTCCCGCAGGTCAAAGGGCATCGCCTACATCGAGTTCATGGAAACTAACTCCGTTCCTCTGGCCATCGGACTGACGGGGCAAAGGCTGCTGGGAGTTCCCATCATCGTGCAGGCCTCACAG GCGGAGAAGaaccgagcagcagcagctgcagcagcggcagcagcagcagccaacaACCTGCAGAAAGGTTCCTCAGGACCCATGAGACTCTACGTGGGTTCACTGCACTTCAACATCACAGAGGAGATGCTGAGAGGAATCTTTGAGCCCTTCGGACGa ATTGAGAGCATCCAGCTGATGATGGACAGTGAGACGGGTCGATCTAAAGGTTACGGCTTCATCACT TTTGCAGATGCAGAATGTGCTAAGAAGGCTCTGGAGCAGCTGAACGGCTTCGAGCTGGCCGGTCGACCCATGAAGGTCGGTCATGTGACCGAGCGGGCCGACGGCTCTGCAGCCTCGTCGTTCCTCGACAGTGACGAGCTGGAACGCACCGGCATCGACCTGGGAACCACGGGCAGGCTGCAGCTGATGGCCCGACTCGCAGAGG gttcaggtctTCATatgcctcctgctgctcaacAGGCTCTTCAGATGAGTGGAGCTATAGCGATTGGAGCCATGGCTGCTGTGTCAG CTGCCATGAATCCAGGTCTGAACATGAACTCTCCTGTGCCTCTTCCCTCTCAGCCGCTTGCAACGCACTGTTTCCAACTGTCCAACATGTTCACCAGCCACAG tgacgACGCTCCTGGCTGGGACGTTGATATTCAGCATGATGTCATCGAGGAGTgtaacaaacatggaggagtgGTTCACATCTACGTGGACATAAACTCTACAGAG GGAAACGTCTATGTGAAGTGTCCATCTATCCCGGCGGCCATGGCTGCTGTCAACGCCCTCCACGGAAGATACTTTGCTG GTAAGATGATCACGGCGGCCTACGTCCCTTTGCCAACTTACCACAACCTCTTCCAAGAGTCCATCGCTGCCACGCAGCTGCTGGCCCCGCCTCCGCGGCGGTGA
- the LOC132999780 gene encoding RNA-binding protein 39-like isoform X1: MSDDLDIEAMLEAPYRKEDAKTSSPDGQEEHNKRKKCSRSRDKKRSKSREKKKSRSRERKRSRSKERRRSRSRERRRSRSRERGGRYRDHQKHRRKSRSKSPFKKDKSPIRQPIDNLTPEERDARTVFCMQLAARIRPRDLEDFFSSVGKVRDVRMISDRNSRRSKGIAYIEFMETNSVPLAIGLTGQRLLGVPIIVQASQAEKNRAAAAAAAAAAAANNLQKGSSGPMRLYVGSLHFNITEEMLRGIFEPFGRIESIQLMMDSETGRSKGYGFITFADAECAKKALEQLNGFELAGRPMKVGHVTERADGSAASSFLDSDELERTGIDLGTTGRLQLMARLAEGSGLHMPPAAQQALQMSGAIAIGAMAAVSAAMNPGLNMNSPVPLPSQPLATHCFQLSNMFTSHSDDAPGWDVDIQHDVIEECNKHGGVVHIYVDINSTEGNVYVKCPSIPAAMAAVNALHGRYFAGKMITAAYVPLPTYHNLFQESIAATQLLAPPPRR; encoded by the exons GAAGAAGTGCAGCCGCAGCCGCGACAAGAAGCGCAGCAAGAgtcgagagaagaagaagagtcgcAGTCGAGAGCGCAAACGCAGCCGcagcaaagagaggaggagaagccgcAGTCGAGAGCGCCGCCGCAGTCgcagcagggagagaggggggcgcTACAGAGACCATCAGAAACA tCGGAGGAAGTCCAGGAGTAAGAGTCCGTTCAAGAAGGACAAGAGTCCCATCAG GCAGCCCATCGACAACCTGACCCCGGAGGAGCGAGATGCTCGGACGGTGTTCTGTATGCAGCTGGCTGCCAGGATCCGCCCTCGGGACCTGGAggacttcttctcctccgtggGCAAG GTGCGGGACGTGAGGATGATCTCGGACAGGAACTCCCGCAGGTCAAAGGGCATCGCCTACATCGAGTTCATGGAAACTAACTCCGTTCCTCTGGCCATCGGACTGACGGGGCAAAGGCTGCTGGGAGTTCCCATCATCGTGCAGGCCTCACAG GCGGAGAAGaaccgagcagcagcagctgcagcagcggcagcagcagcagccaacaACCTGCAGAAAGGTTCCTCAGGACCCATGAGACTCTACGTGGGTTCACTGCACTTCAACATCACAGAGGAGATGCTGAGAGGAATCTTTGAGCCCTTCGGACGa ATTGAGAGCATCCAGCTGATGATGGACAGTGAGACGGGTCGATCTAAAGGTTACGGCTTCATCACT TTTGCAGATGCAGAATGTGCTAAGAAGGCTCTGGAGCAGCTGAACGGCTTCGAGCTGGCCGGTCGACCCATGAAGGTCGGTCATGTGACCGAGCGGGCCGACGGCTCTGCAGCCTCGTCGTTCCTCGACAGTGACGAGCTGGAACGCACCGGCATCGACCTGGGAACCACGGGCAGGCTGCAGCTGATGGCCCGACTCGCAGAGG gttcaggtctTCATatgcctcctgctgctcaacAGGCTCTTCAGATGAGTGGAGCTATAGCGATTGGAGCCATGGCTGCTGTGTCAG CTGCCATGAATCCAGGTCTGAACATGAACTCTCCTGTGCCTCTTCCCTCTCAGCCGCTTGCAACGCACTGTTTCCAACTGTCCAACATGTTCACCAGCCACAG tgacgACGCTCCTGGCTGGGACGTTGATATTCAGCATGATGTCATCGAGGAGTgtaacaaacatggaggagtgGTTCACATCTACGTGGACATAAACTCTACAGAG GGAAACGTCTATGTGAAGTGTCCATCTATCCCGGCGGCCATGGCTGCTGTCAACGCCCTCCACGGAAGATACTTTGCTG GTAAGATGATCACGGCGGCCTACGTCCCTTTGCCAACTTACCACAACCTCTTCCAAGAGTCCATCGCTGCCACGCAGCTGCTGGCCCCGCCTCCGCGGCGGTGA